The following coding sequences lie in one Catharus ustulatus isolate bCatUst1 chromosome 5, bCatUst1.pri.v2, whole genome shotgun sequence genomic window:
- the NEIL3 gene encoding endonuclease 8-like 3 isoform X3: MVEGPGCALCAERLRARLRRGQRVRAARGGVTAASKERISGHDFLVGHVYRGVETLGKELFMYFDQKALRNATECEQKVRMMESLDVCSPKFSFSRAEHEIKQQNTRMLCDVLLDQTVLPGVGNIIKNEALFDSGLHPSLKVCQLTDEHIRHLVKMTRDFTLLFYKCRKTGSPLYKHYKVYKRPACRECSGSITVCRLGDHSRMTYYCSRCQKADPQLVNLSKLPARNSLIGWAYGRGSCSNEHVARKSEEEWTCMQCTLINKPSAEICDACLTSRPEVPKMESFEDSAAFNTNLIKYPCNDFKKPSTEIKINRKTAFGTTTLVLTDLGNKTVLSNDTQVSDGHSQCIVPQSNCKQIQSNACQSGGSTEKECSTCVTALALSSCQQPLSLIHIQKKQKIDNVPVVHPYNTPISTPQTNVTDDTRMMSMGHPRCSKHSRLCSLRVVRKDGENKGRQFYCCPLPRETRCDYFQWANLDFPFCNHGKRCVMKTVLKIGPNNGKNFFVCPFGKEKQCGFFQWAENGPGLPDNPNCLLCYKNKSSNLFGSASTIIVPEVLEDFIKVGV, from the exons ATGGTGGAGGGCCCGGGCTGCGCGCTCTGCGCCGAGCGCCTGCGGGCGCGCCTGCGCCGGGGACAGCGTGTGCGGGCCGCGCGGGGCGGCGTG ACTGCTGCCAGTAAAGAGAGAATCTCTGGTCATGATTTCCTTGTTGGACATGTTTACAGGGGTGTGGAGACATTGGGGAAGGAactttttatgtattttgatCAGAAAGCCTTGAG aaatGCAACTGAGTGTGAGCAGAAAGTGAGGATGATGGAAAGTTTGGATGTCTGTTCTCCAAAGTTTAGCTTCTCGAGAGCAGAACATGAGATTAAGCAGCAGAACACCCGTATGTTGTGTGATGTGTTACTGGATCAAACAGTATTACCTGGTGTGGGAAATATCATAAAAAATGAAGCACTGTTTGATAGTGGTCTTCATCCATCTCTCAAG GTTTGCCAACTGACAGATGAGCATATACGTCACTTGGTGAAAATGACACGTGATTTTACCCTGCTTTTTTATAAG TGCCGCAAAACTGGGTCTCCACTCTACAAACACTACAAAGTGTACAAGcgcccagcctgcagggagtgCAGTGGCAGCATCACCGTGTGTCGTTTGGGAGACCATAGCAGGATGACTTACTACTGCTCTCGATGTCAAAAGGCAGATCCCCAGCTTGTCAATCTTAG CAAACTGCCAGCTAGAAACAGCCTAATTGGCTGGGCATATGGCAGGGGGTCATGTTCTAATGAACATGTAGCTCGGAAATCTGAAGAGGAGTGGACATGTATGCAATGCACCCTAATAAACAAGCCTTCTGCTGAAATTTGTGATGCCTGTTTGACTTCAAGACCTGAAG ttcCAAAGATGGAGAGTTTTGAAGATTCTGCAGCCTTTAACACAAACTTAATCAAGTACCCGTGTAATGATTTCAAAAAACCgagcacagaaataaagatcaatagaaaaactgcatttggaACTACAACTCTTGTCCTAACGGATCTTGGTAACAAAACTGTTTTGAGCAATGATACCCAGGTATCTGATGGACACTCTCAGTGTATTGTTCCTCAAAGCAATTGTAAACAGATACAAAGCAATGCCTGCCAATCAGGGGGAAGCACAGAAAAGGAATGCTCAACATGTGTAACTGCTCTGGCTTTGTCCTCCTGTCAGCAACCTCTCTCTTTAATACACatacagaagaaacagaaaattgatAATGTACCTGTGGTTCATCCATATAATACACCAATCAG CACACCTCAGACTAATGTGACGGATGATACTCGTATGATGAGCATGGGGCATCCTCGCTGCAGTAAACACAGCCGTCTCTGCAGCCTCAGAGTTGTGAGAAAGGATGGAGAAAACAAGGGAAGGCAGTTTTATTGCTGCCCTCTCCCCAGGGAAACTCGGTGTGACTACTTTCAA TGGGCCAACTTGGATTTTCCATTTTGTAACCATGGCAAGCGATGTGTTATGAAGACCGTGTTGAAGATTGGTCCCAATAATGGAAAGAACTTTTTTGTGTGCccttttgggaaggaaaaacagtgtGGCTTCTTCCAATGGGCAGAAAATGGGCCAG
- the NEIL3 gene encoding endonuclease 8-like 3 isoform X1: protein MVEGPGCALCAERLRARLRRGQRVRAARGGVTAASKERISGHDFLVGHVYRGVETLGKELFMYFDQKALRIHFGRNGSMRINPDGSKDRNGALPILEIQFMKETVCFWDVTVEYRNATECEQKVRMMESLDVCSPKFSFSRAEHEIKQQNTRMLCDVLLDQTVLPGVGNIIKNEALFDSGLHPSLKVCQLTDEHIRHLVKMTRDFTLLFYKCRKTGSPLYKHYKVYKRPACRECSGSITVCRLGDHSRMTYYCSRCQKADPQLVNLSKLPARNSLIGWAYGRGSCSNEHVARKSEEEWTCMQCTLINKPSAEICDACLTSRPEVPKMESFEDSAAFNTNLIKYPCNDFKKPSTEIKINRKTAFGTTTLVLTDLGNKTVLSNDTQVSDGHSQCIVPQSNCKQIQSNACQSGGSTEKECSTCVTALALSSCQQPLSLIHIQKKQKIDNVPVVHPYNTPISTPQTNVTDDTRMMSMGHPRCSKHSRLCSLRVVRKDGENKGRQFYCCPLPRETRCDYFQWANLDFPFCNHGKRCVMKTVLKIGPNNGKNFFVCPFGKEKQCGFFQWAENGPGLPDNPNCLLCYKNKSSNLFGSASTIIVPEVLEDFIKVGV from the exons ATGGTGGAGGGCCCGGGCTGCGCGCTCTGCGCCGAGCGCCTGCGGGCGCGCCTGCGCCGGGGACAGCGTGTGCGGGCCGCGCGGGGCGGCGTG ACTGCTGCCAGTAAAGAGAGAATCTCTGGTCATGATTTCCTTGTTGGACATGTTTACAGGGGTGTGGAGACATTGGGGAAGGAactttttatgtattttgatCAGAAAGCCTTGAG GATTCACTTTGGTAGGAATGGTTCCATGCGTATTAATCCTGATGGAAGCAAAGACAGAAATGGAGCACTACCAATTTTGGAGATACAGTTTATGAAGGAGACTGTTTGTTTTTGGGATGTGACAGTAGAGTATAG aaatGCAACTGAGTGTGAGCAGAAAGTGAGGATGATGGAAAGTTTGGATGTCTGTTCTCCAAAGTTTAGCTTCTCGAGAGCAGAACATGAGATTAAGCAGCAGAACACCCGTATGTTGTGTGATGTGTTACTGGATCAAACAGTATTACCTGGTGTGGGAAATATCATAAAAAATGAAGCACTGTTTGATAGTGGTCTTCATCCATCTCTCAAG GTTTGCCAACTGACAGATGAGCATATACGTCACTTGGTGAAAATGACACGTGATTTTACCCTGCTTTTTTATAAG TGCCGCAAAACTGGGTCTCCACTCTACAAACACTACAAAGTGTACAAGcgcccagcctgcagggagtgCAGTGGCAGCATCACCGTGTGTCGTTTGGGAGACCATAGCAGGATGACTTACTACTGCTCTCGATGTCAAAAGGCAGATCCCCAGCTTGTCAATCTTAG CAAACTGCCAGCTAGAAACAGCCTAATTGGCTGGGCATATGGCAGGGGGTCATGTTCTAATGAACATGTAGCTCGGAAATCTGAAGAGGAGTGGACATGTATGCAATGCACCCTAATAAACAAGCCTTCTGCTGAAATTTGTGATGCCTGTTTGACTTCAAGACCTGAAG ttcCAAAGATGGAGAGTTTTGAAGATTCTGCAGCCTTTAACACAAACTTAATCAAGTACCCGTGTAATGATTTCAAAAAACCgagcacagaaataaagatcaatagaaaaactgcatttggaACTACAACTCTTGTCCTAACGGATCTTGGTAACAAAACTGTTTTGAGCAATGATACCCAGGTATCTGATGGACACTCTCAGTGTATTGTTCCTCAAAGCAATTGTAAACAGATACAAAGCAATGCCTGCCAATCAGGGGGAAGCACAGAAAAGGAATGCTCAACATGTGTAACTGCTCTGGCTTTGTCCTCCTGTCAGCAACCTCTCTCTTTAATACACatacagaagaaacagaaaattgatAATGTACCTGTGGTTCATCCATATAATACACCAATCAG CACACCTCAGACTAATGTGACGGATGATACTCGTATGATGAGCATGGGGCATCCTCGCTGCAGTAAACACAGCCGTCTCTGCAGCCTCAGAGTTGTGAGAAAGGATGGAGAAAACAAGGGAAGGCAGTTTTATTGCTGCCCTCTCCCCAGGGAAACTCGGTGTGACTACTTTCAA TGGGCCAACTTGGATTTTCCATTTTGTAACCATGGCAAGCGATGTGTTATGAAGACCGTGTTGAAGATTGGTCCCAATAATGGAAAGAACTTTTTTGTGTGCccttttgggaaggaaaaacagtgtGGCTTCTTCCAATGGGCAGAAAATGGGCCAG
- the NEIL3 gene encoding endonuclease 8-like 3 isoform X2: protein MEQGLKETGVSIPGAALNLTVFPVTAASKERISGHDFLVGHVYRGVETLGKELFMYFDQKALRIHFGRNGSMRINPDGSKDRNGALPILEIQFMKETVCFWDVTVEYRNATECEQKVRMMESLDVCSPKFSFSRAEHEIKQQNTRMLCDVLLDQTVLPGVGNIIKNEALFDSGLHPSLKVCQLTDEHIRHLVKMTRDFTLLFYKCRKTGSPLYKHYKVYKRPACRECSGSITVCRLGDHSRMTYYCSRCQKADPQLVNLSKLPARNSLIGWAYGRGSCSNEHVARKSEEEWTCMQCTLINKPSAEICDACLTSRPEVPKMESFEDSAAFNTNLIKYPCNDFKKPSTEIKINRKTAFGTTTLVLTDLGNKTVLSNDTQVSDGHSQCIVPQSNCKQIQSNACQSGGSTEKECSTCVTALALSSCQQPLSLIHIQKKQKIDNVPVVHPYNTPISTPQTNVTDDTRMMSMGHPRCSKHSRLCSLRVVRKDGENKGRQFYCCPLPRETRCDYFQWANLDFPFCNHGKRCVMKTVLKIGPNNGKNFFVCPFGKEKQCGFFQWAENGPGLPDNPNCLLCYKNKSSNLFGSASTIIVPEVLEDFIKVGV, encoded by the exons ATGGAACAAGGGCTCAAAGAGACtggagtgtccatccctggagctgctctgaattTGACTGTCTTCCCTGTC ACTGCTGCCAGTAAAGAGAGAATCTCTGGTCATGATTTCCTTGTTGGACATGTTTACAGGGGTGTGGAGACATTGGGGAAGGAactttttatgtattttgatCAGAAAGCCTTGAG GATTCACTTTGGTAGGAATGGTTCCATGCGTATTAATCCTGATGGAAGCAAAGACAGAAATGGAGCACTACCAATTTTGGAGATACAGTTTATGAAGGAGACTGTTTGTTTTTGGGATGTGACAGTAGAGTATAG aaatGCAACTGAGTGTGAGCAGAAAGTGAGGATGATGGAAAGTTTGGATGTCTGTTCTCCAAAGTTTAGCTTCTCGAGAGCAGAACATGAGATTAAGCAGCAGAACACCCGTATGTTGTGTGATGTGTTACTGGATCAAACAGTATTACCTGGTGTGGGAAATATCATAAAAAATGAAGCACTGTTTGATAGTGGTCTTCATCCATCTCTCAAG GTTTGCCAACTGACAGATGAGCATATACGTCACTTGGTGAAAATGACACGTGATTTTACCCTGCTTTTTTATAAG TGCCGCAAAACTGGGTCTCCACTCTACAAACACTACAAAGTGTACAAGcgcccagcctgcagggagtgCAGTGGCAGCATCACCGTGTGTCGTTTGGGAGACCATAGCAGGATGACTTACTACTGCTCTCGATGTCAAAAGGCAGATCCCCAGCTTGTCAATCTTAG CAAACTGCCAGCTAGAAACAGCCTAATTGGCTGGGCATATGGCAGGGGGTCATGTTCTAATGAACATGTAGCTCGGAAATCTGAAGAGGAGTGGACATGTATGCAATGCACCCTAATAAACAAGCCTTCTGCTGAAATTTGTGATGCCTGTTTGACTTCAAGACCTGAAG ttcCAAAGATGGAGAGTTTTGAAGATTCTGCAGCCTTTAACACAAACTTAATCAAGTACCCGTGTAATGATTTCAAAAAACCgagcacagaaataaagatcaatagaaaaactgcatttggaACTACAACTCTTGTCCTAACGGATCTTGGTAACAAAACTGTTTTGAGCAATGATACCCAGGTATCTGATGGACACTCTCAGTGTATTGTTCCTCAAAGCAATTGTAAACAGATACAAAGCAATGCCTGCCAATCAGGGGGAAGCACAGAAAAGGAATGCTCAACATGTGTAACTGCTCTGGCTTTGTCCTCCTGTCAGCAACCTCTCTCTTTAATACACatacagaagaaacagaaaattgatAATGTACCTGTGGTTCATCCATATAATACACCAATCAG CACACCTCAGACTAATGTGACGGATGATACTCGTATGATGAGCATGGGGCATCCTCGCTGCAGTAAACACAGCCGTCTCTGCAGCCTCAGAGTTGTGAGAAAGGATGGAGAAAACAAGGGAAGGCAGTTTTATTGCTGCCCTCTCCCCAGGGAAACTCGGTGTGACTACTTTCAA TGGGCCAACTTGGATTTTCCATTTTGTAACCATGGCAAGCGATGTGTTATGAAGACCGTGTTGAAGATTGGTCCCAATAATGGAAAGAACTTTTTTGTGTGCccttttgggaaggaaaaacagtgtGGCTTCTTCCAATGGGCAGAAAATGGGCCAG